In the genome of Bacillus sp. S3, one region contains:
- the istB gene encoding IS21-like element helper ATPase IstB, whose amino-acid sequence MTTESTLTKLHEMRLSAMAEQFHEQLRNEQFNELPFEDRFALIVDIEWSRRKNNKLDRIIKGANFRYPQACIEDIEYHADRRLDKTQILRLASGDYIQGKHNLIIKGASGNGKSYLACAFGIAACRQFYTVKYVRLPDLLEELAIARGEGNYKKVMKAYKKADLLILDEWLLTSLRENEARDLLEIVESRHQVASTIFCSQFDIQGWYEKIGEGTLADAILDRIIHDSYNIFIDGETSMRERHGIKE is encoded by the coding sequence ATGACAACCGAAAGCACATTAACCAAATTACACGAAATGCGTTTAAGTGCAATGGCAGAACAATTCCATGAACAACTGCGGAATGAACAGTTCAACGAGCTCCCCTTCGAAGACAGATTCGCTTTGATTGTCGACATCGAATGGTCACGCCGCAAAAACAATAAGCTAGATCGGATCATCAAGGGGGCTAACTTCCGTTATCCCCAAGCCTGCATAGAAGATATTGAGTACCACGCAGACCGGAGGCTCGATAAGACTCAAATCCTTAGGCTTGCATCTGGTGATTATATTCAGGGGAAACACAATTTAATCATCAAAGGTGCATCAGGGAACGGCAAGTCCTATCTTGCCTGCGCGTTTGGAATTGCCGCATGTCGCCAGTTTTACACAGTTAAATATGTCCGTCTTCCCGATTTACTTGAGGAACTGGCTATTGCTCGAGGCGAGGGAAACTATAAGAAAGTAATGAAGGCATATAAGAAAGCGGATCTGCTTATTTTGGATGAATGGCTACTTACTTCCCTTAGGGAAAATGAGGCGCGTGACCTTTTGGAAATAGTAGAATCGCGCCATCAGGTCGCCTCTACTATTTTCTGTTCTCAATTCGATATTCAAGGATGGTATGAAAAGATTGGAGAGGGTACCCTCGCAGATGCCATTCTCGATAGGATTATCCATGATTCATATAATATATTCATAGATGGGGAAACGTCTATGAGGGAAAGACATGGAATAAAAGAATAG